CGAGTTTGTGGTGCTCAGTGCTAATGAGGTGACGTCAATTAAACCAAGCAATATACTCAGCTGTATGCTCTCAAGTGCTTACATAAGCCATGGCCAAGCAGTATGTACACAGTCAGTGATACTACTGTACAGTaccatgtatgtgtgtatatgtatgtgtgtgtgtgtgtgtgtatatatatatatacacacacacacacacacagtcatatcacaatattatgaccaccccacttcccagactgtagtccatctgcttctctgcatactcttCTTGGTGAACGAATTGATTAattcaaattattattaaaacgaacttaaataatttaataaaaacaattgaTATATTTTGTCACTTTTATAAGTGCAACAATCCACTCAAGGCCATGCCTCACAGTGTTTTAACCACCTGCTGTGgcttattactttattttagtaTTGTATGTATTCCCCCCAGTTTTTTAGGCTAACCTTTAGTTCCATAGCCTTTTGTGCTGCAGTTTTCCCTCATAATGAACTCCCCTTTTGTATTGTGCTCTTCCAAATTAGAGCCAATTACCACACGCAAACAAAGGCTCCAGTGTCAGGGTGGTGTTTTCCTATGCAGGCTATAATGAGTCACTGGGCATTGTGTCTTCCTCTTTAATAAAGCATGAGTCAAACAATGAGTGTCTTTGGATGAatcgtgtatgtgtgtttttgtatatGTTTGGATGACTCAGGTGTCGTGTAAGCCGAAATCGCTGAGTCATGCAGATGCAGCGTCTATCCCATACGTAGCAGCGACAGCCTGGTCTGCTCTCGTCAACACAGGCGGTCTCAACAAAGACAACTGTGCCAAGAAACGGCAAGTACCCAAATACACTTTGCTGTCATTTCCACCACTTCATTGTCTCTCTGTCGCTTTGACCAAGccacccaaacacacagacacagtccaTGTCCTCAGTTGATCCacccaaaccccacaccacattTTGTCTGCAGCCCCAGGTTGTCCTGTTGTGTTCAGCCACCCCAGAATCGCACCAAAGCTCATTCCAGCTCATTGTGTCCCAAAGAGCAGCTTCAGAAAGAATTGTAGCTAATAAAAGGCACAGAGCCAGGCAGCTCCCTGATGTAAGAGTCCTGAGAGACAGGACGACCCAACACCGGGACATCCCCACAACACTCCCCCCCCCGGGGGTTTCACTGACCAGCCAAACAACTAGTCTGGCTCTGAGGACGCTGTGAAGCTGGGGGTTAGttggtggtcattcagtttggAGCTGGAGGGAATAATCGGACAAAATCAAATTCGTCCCATAGTTAAAAGTAAgataaaatgtaaattaaatgtaaataatgtttagATAAGTATCTGAAGCCTGATGATATGAAAATACGTACCTTTTATTGCTTTCaactttatatatacatattcatatataccAGATGCAGAAAAGTACTATGAAAAATTatgaatgtcatttttttaattcaataaaaaaaaatcactccttttatatatgtttaacgTGTTTCTTATTTTTAAACGCAGTATTCTTATCCTGGGGGGCTCGGGAGGAGTTGGAACCTTTGCCATACAGGTAATGGATGAAGGGTTGGTTTTATTGTCTTGCCACTAACTTAACAGTCTAACTTAAAAGTACATTATCTTAAACATAACATTACGAATTCCATCAGTTACTCAAAGCAGAGCAGTGTAGAAAGTAGCTTTACAactaaaatgtcttttaatgttAATGAAAGCAGTAGTGCATTTACTCACTGTTGGTGTGATACTTTACCGTTTACAGTAGCTTTCCTGTGTCTTTTAACAGTTGGTGAAGTCGTGGGGTGCCCATGTAACGGTCACGTGTTCCCAGGATGCCGACCGCCTCGTTAGGGGGGTTGGAGCTGATGATGTTGTGGACTACACTTCAGGGCCCGTGGAGACGAAGCTGCAAGCTTTGGAGAAGTGTGTTGAGCTCAGGGCACAAAACATGACTCAGCGCTTGCTGATGATAATCAGAAATTAAGCAGGGCTGGTTGTTTAACAGAGGAGGTGTTGGCCATACAAACCTCTAATGAATCTTTTCACGTCTCTGTGATGGTTTAGGGCTGACCACAGCTTTACGATGCTCAAAAGTAATCTTTTTGTTAGGGCTGCATGATGAAACATACAGACGTTTTCACTAGATGTCAATAATCCAACATGtgattaatgtattattattaataatacacatTGTGTCTCCAAGATTGGAGCAAAATAAATGACATTAGTATAATCTGCTTCTGGTAGATTTAGTTTTGTATCAAACTGCAAAAAAGCATCacacattaatttaatttaatatatatacatacatacataaaggatagttatatatatataactatcaTTTTCATAAAGTGTGTTGTGAAGGCTTTATAAGCCAGAGTAAACGGAATGAAAAAGGAAGTGAAGTAGTTTTAGGATTGTTACTCTTTATAATAGAGGAACAGTTTAATGGTTTCCCTGTTTCGTTTCAGTTCACCTCACTCAAATCCTCTGTAAATTGCCAGGAATAGTGGTAGATGGATTTTGAGTAAGGCactttttgaactgtgctggactccagacctccaggactggagttgaaTACCCTGCCATGAGCAGTGGATATTGAGGAGAACCTGCAGAGTGTTGACCCTCTGAATTATTATAAAGATGTTTATTATTGTAGCCAAATGTTTGATAAATGGTTAAACTCCAGGCTCAAAATTTTAGCTTTTCCAAAAAGCTGAAACAATGGCTAAACATGCAGTATTCTTACAGGGGCCATGTCACGGAAAAAGAGATCTCTATTTTGAAGAATTTGATGATATAAACATtggagaaaaaatgaaaaaatcacCGTATTCACTGCCCAGGTCACACAGTCCACGCCCAGCTGCAAAAACTGCCTTTTTGTAAGGTCAGAAGAACTAAAGCTTTTACATaagtctgttcagttcagcctACTGAAGGTTGGCTCTGCCATTCATGGTAAAATGATGAGATCTAGACTGGATGACTAGAGATCACTTAAAGCACAGTAGCAAAACAACAGCTTGTCTAATTCTTGGGGATAAGGAGATGGTCATGGTGAACTATGAGTGAATTATGGCTATTTTCGTTACATTAAACCACACAAATGTAGTAAGTGGGCTTAAGGTGCTAGACAAATGCAGGATTTGGGCCCTTTTAGACAAGGGACGAGGTTGTTGGTCAAAGGGTAGCATGCTCTTTCTCTATGATATAAAATATAACGTATAATGattgaataaatatatacaatataataaatataatataataataataaatatgttgaGAAGCACATGCAGTTAATAATTGTTTAAGAGCATGTTGTGTAAGATTtgccctgtatgtgtgtgtatatgtatataaaagaTCTCCCTGTCTGTACCCCCCAGGTTTGATTTGATTCTGGACAATATTGGTGGTGAGACTGAAAACTGGGCGCTCGGCTTGCTCAAACCCTGGTGCGGCGCTAAGTATGTTACCTTGGTAACCCCCTTCTTGCTTAACACGGACCAACTGGGCCTCGCCGATGGAATGATGCGGAACGGagtcaccatagcaaccaaggCTCTGAAGGTAGCAATTGTCCCAAACCTTTTCTTATAGTGCAAAAATTGGCTCCCGTTGTGCATGGTGTATGAGTGCATGGTGCTGCCTTCATGCTTAGGTGCTTGTGTGCATACACCACACATGTATGCACATGTGTGGtgtaaagtgagagagagctgTGGTAAACcatcctttttcttcttctcataCGGAGTTAAAGAGGCAGATTTGTACCCTATCATCtttaactgctgtgttctccGCCGCCCACCTCCTGGCCACAAAATCCGCAAACGTTCTTTCCGAGAAAACAGGGACCTTGGCTTCTTTCTTACTTgcgtgtttttcttcttttaccTCAGGAGTGCATTCTTGCTCATACTCTGGCTCATTAGTGTGTGGGCTTAACGTGAGAGAACTTTTAGATTTAGCTGAAGTTAAGCCGTTAGATTAAATTTGATGATTGGTGTGAATGAATAAGGCAGCTGTTGTGCTTCTCAACAAATCTGAATATGCAGGACGAGCCTGATCTTAGAGTGCTGGGGAATGTAATACCGTGGTGGGGCACAAAATACTGATTTTCAGTTGTAAAAGTACTAAGGATAGTTTAAAATAATGGCTAAAGTAGTGGCTCAATTTCCTTTCCAGAAACGTGGAAAGGTTTCTGTCTTGTTAGCGTTTACAATAATGTTAAAGGTTTGCGATACCGTCAAGCAGAGTTGTCACGATACCAGATTCTTGATTTTGATACCAAGTATAGTATCACAATACTTGGAATACCAAATGTTACACATGCTAATCATTGTTTGAACAACACATGTTTATTGGCTTGAACACAGAAAACCATTCACACCATTGCTGCTTAATTAGTATGTCTGCTTTTTAAATAGCTCATTTTTAATCAATGGGAACTCTCTAAAGGTGCGATTTGAGTCGTGTAGATTTGAGAACACATTGATTTTTATGGACTTCCATATCTCTGAGAGAAGCCACAGTTTACAAATCCCACTGCAAGTGGCAAACATCGGGGACCAAGCACTAGAGCACAATTGCACCGTTGATGAGCAGTGCTTTTAGAGTgacctctttttttatttttattttttttattttttgaaaatTAGTGTCTCTTTTTCACTGCTCATGAGTTTTCATATCAGAAAAAGAACTGAAAGTAAGGTAAGTGAGCTTTCAGTACATTGTGCAACTCCAAACAGTATCAGATTTTTTGAAGAATGGCAGCACGCAGGGAACTTTACATTTCTTCTGATAACATCACTGTACTTTACAGTACTGCCCAGGACCGTCTTTCCGATGCTTTTCAATtatgcttttgttgttttttttttggaaaatgaaaaaaataaagaaatgaaaactGAACATGTCAAAACAGTCACAGTAGATGCATGCTGATTTCATGCGAATCAGTGAAAACCTCACCCATAGAAAAACAACTGGAGTATTCTAATGCTCATTTCCAGAAGCATTTTCAGAAAATGCTGGCATTTGCGTGAAAGTGGGGGAGATGTTTCTGAGGCAGGGATTGCCCCACCTCATCGTcagctgcctttttttttttcagatgtttTCAGATGATTCAGTTTCTGAATAGGTGAACTGTCTTATTTTTCAGACTAGGAATGATTCAGTCTGATTACGGCATTGtgggtgtaaagagagagaatggggaAGACCTAAAAGGCTACGACTAAATTTATGTCCCTGATTGACATCTCTGgctgtatgggggggggggggtatgtgcCTTTTTTTGCGAGGTGGATGGTATCTCTGATCTGATCACACTGAGTTAACACCCACATGCATACTTGCTGTAGTGTGGGGTAGATGAATATCTTCAGCAAGtttgaaaaaaacaagcaaTGAGACcgcagtgttttgtttttctggGCGTGTGTTTTATCGTTTTAGGAAATTTGAGCACTTTTCAGAGCAGCAGCTTCTTCCATGAAATGCATTTGTCTGTAATATCTCCAGACGTTTATTCAGCACTTTTGAAATGTGCTGCATGTGGAAGATATCCTTGTTACACTTTTGAAAATACCAAATTCTTCTTTTAATTTAACATTTGTTTTAAGACTCTTTAGAGTAACATTGTTCGAATAGCATTCACAGGATTGTTCATGTAGTGTTTTTAATCCCAGTGTGCAAATCAGGGTTGAATTGTCCacagtatatataaaaatgttatttaaaactAGCTCTATTTTCTCCACAGTTTGGAGCTCTGTTTGGTATGAGTGTGGTACAACGGCaggaaaaaacaaagcaaaaaaaaaaaaaaaagctagactAATTGAGGTTTCTTTTTAGTTTGGTGCAGTTTGTTCCATCTAGTGCTATATAGCGCCCCCATGAGGGAGGTCATACAGCGTGTGGTTTGGGTAAACAAGACTAAAGTTACAACAGCAGTCCTCCTAAACCGCTACAgctcccacaataccatgcaaatccgcAGGCTTACAGCTTAAGGTTTCCAGGTAGGAAATGAGCTTGTGAAACAGTGTTTACTGTATATTCTCCATTATATTCATGCAACTGAACGTGCACTGAGCCGTGACTGGTACAAATACACGTAACAGCCGTACAATATACTTTTTTCATATGAGAGAAATACATGAAAACCAATATTTGACTAGACGACCAGCTGTCAAATGATTTTTccattttaatttctttaagcattctttaaaattaagaagttcaaacattaaaaaataaataaatgtattttgtattttattaatcaCCACTTTACTCCAGTAATTACCACCATTTACCCTCAATAGCATGTGCCGTATATTCTCGATATGAATATGTACTGTTGCAGCCCTACAATATACCTTTATTACATGCCTGTTGGGTTGCCAAGTATATTGTACATTTTTCCAGATGACAGAAATACATGGAAACTGGTATTTGACAAGGTGTCAGCTGTCAAATGTTTGatgattgatttgattgataactaatataataaaaaataattgagAGATGCAGTTAAAGTGTGGTTtacacattttcacccaattatgaATTTAAGACGCAGAAATCGTTTGGGCTAAGGAGTTAAAAGTGCAAGATCCTCCCgcaaaaatgtgtatatatataaataaataattaataatcccTTCATTTGTTATCAGTGTTAAAAGTGATGCATGTGCCAAATAACATCAACCAACCAACTgggatttattttttgttattcagGCTAATCAGAACGTCATGCAGTTGTAACACACCTCGTCACGTCAGTGTTAAAACGATCTGTTTGGGTTCTTGTCGCAAAAACCTGCTTAGGATGCCCAGTTTAGGCCACCTGTTCTATTACTTTTAGTGACTAATACCAGATTTTGAGTCAGTGCTTCCATTTCTGAAGCCTCTGTGGAGGTAACCTCTCAAAGTTAGAGTTTCAAAGTAAGAATTCTCTTCTAAAGagattatattaaatataatatataatataagaataaatgaaaaatgaaggGGAGGCTCCTACATGCCTTTGGCTCTTAATGTGAACTGAAGCTTACTGCCAGAGTATCCGTTTCACTGACCTTTTATTTTATGATGATTATTCATTGTATTATATTAATCACCACTTTGCTGTAAAGGTACTCGGCATGTTGAGTGGATCGGTTTTCAGTGCAAGACAAATGACCACAGTTTGTGAACGGTAGCCTCATGCTTAACTGAAACATCTTTTGGAAAACATTTTTGTTGTAGAAGTGTTCActgtgtaaaaagaaaaaaagacgaAGGatgtttgtgggttttttttgggcAGGAAACTAAAAGCTTCTACCCGCTGCTTTCCGCCTACTCCAGAAACATGCACGCATCTAAAGATTTTACCTTACATTTAAAAGATGAAGGAAGCCACCTGTACTACAGTCTGTATTAGCAGCACTgctacttctgctactactatACTCCACTGCAGCTTCATAGACGTTCgtgttttgttggtttttgtgTGAAAGTGATGAACAGTTTTGTTGAACTGAGAGAAATGCACAAAGTTCTGCAACATGTGAAGAGACAAGTGACGTAACGTCGCTGTCATGCCAAACTtttagtggaagtcagtgtataGAGATTTTTAGATATTTTCTGAGTCATTTCtgagcttttctattggcccgttcatcatgaaatcttgacacagtgtaaaaacaactgccaaattgacataatttgaatggaaaaatggagatacaggtttttttgTGCATGACAGTGACGATGAGAAGTCTTTTAAGGATTAATTATACTCCCTTTAC
The Salminus brasiliensis chromosome 10, fSalBra1.hap2, whole genome shotgun sequence genome window above contains:
- the rtn4ip1 gene encoding reticulon-4-interacting protein 1 homolog, mitochondrial isoform X2, with the protein product MRASSGGYGAATLAAKRDPLCINQTNTEFPLILGRDVSGEIMECGLDVRYFKPGDEVWAAIPPWKQGSLAEFVVLSANEVSCKPKSLSHADAASIPYVAATAWSALVNTGGLNKDNCAKKRILILGGSGGVGTFAIQLVKSWGAHVTVTCSQDADRLVRGVGADDVVDYTSGPVETKLQALEKFDLILDNIGGETENWALGLLKPWCGAKYVTLVTPFLLNTDQLGLADGMMRNGVTIATKALKHLTKGIHYRWGFFAPSGPTLDDIREMVDAGKIRAVVEETFSFAQVPQAFEKVEKGHARGKTVVAITRDQQE